A window of Castanea sativa cultivar Marrone di Chiusa Pesio chromosome 1, ASM4071231v1 contains these coding sequences:
- the LOC142622250 gene encoding uncharacterized protein LOC142622250 translates to MFNEYEQQSSSTASIKHKVKTSMCCFSPSVHDHQQLKSEDKPRTTSPRSPYTWLKSTANELPEIRFRCMNLISRIGKSRRNHHLRWHSADFSYDPSSYALNFEDDTRVDDECPLNFLDRLAASPPQPADSAKCEPRRREIVAFS, encoded by the coding sequence ATGTTTAACGAGTACGAGCAACAATCATCATCAACGGCTTCTATTAAGCACAAGGTGAAGACTTCGATGTGCTGTTTCTCGCCTTCGGTTCATGATCACCAGCAGTTGAAAAGCGAGGACAAGCCACGGACGACATCGCCAAGGTCACCGTACACGTGGCTGAAATCGACGGCCAATGAGCTGCCGGAGATACGCTTCAGGTGCATGAACTTGATCTCGAGGATCGGTAAGAGCCGTAGGAACCACCACTTGCGGTGGCACTCCGCTGATTTCAGCTACGACCCTTCGAGTTATGCTCTCAATTTCGAGGACGACACCCGCGTCGACGACGAGTGTCCCCTCAACTTCTTGGACAGGTTGGCCGCGTCGCCGCCTCAGCCGGCGGATTCCGCTAAGTGTGAGCCACGGCGGAGGGAGATCGTTGCGTTTAGCTAA